In the Nerophis ophidion isolate RoL-2023_Sa linkage group LG01, RoL_Noph_v1.0, whole genome shotgun sequence genome, one interval contains:
- the atf4a gene encoding cyclic AMP-dependent transcription factor ATF-4: MMTLSQLDLEDVEALCLGPSFLMADPMGPLLDHNEEEALSPSSSLEGEVPASPPLSLSPYPTLLLPSFPPLDHAHSLLEVKGGALPWLGAGDLLDAHVGADDNKDDAFTGMDWMTEKIDLDDFDLESLIGSCSSEESPRSPGDLLASLHSHMDLDVDSFDPPASNNHLESEMPNEPTQEEAWLAQQVVMKSEPCSPLAPQSPCPPPSPTSDTGGEADTKSPLAIIPDPSGGSPIMVVVLANEDTPPLVSLSEPTVKSSPPSSDCDSDSGIESVAGSPSVAGSSRTKPYAKPEPSSPRGKVKSASGPPKEKKVKKMEQNKTAATRYRQKKRVEQELLGAEREELEKKNQVLAEKAEAISKEIQYLKDLMEEVRKRHSRKASPPTTSEQ, translated from the exons ATGATGACGCTCTCGCAGCTCGACTTGGAGGACGTGGAGGCCCTGTGCTTAG GGCCCTCGTTTTTGATGGCTGACCCAATGGGGCCCCTTCTGGACCACAATGAAGAGGAAGCGCTTTCACCCTCCTCCTCCCTCGAGGGGGAGGTCCCAGCTTCGCCACCCCTCTCCTTGTCCCCCTATCCCACCTTGCTGTTGCCCTCTTTCCCTCCACTCGACCACGCCCACTCCTTACTGGAAGTCAAGGGGGGAGCCCTCCCCTGGCTGGGTGCCGGCGACCTGCTCGACGCTCACGTGGGAGCAGACGACAATAAAG ATGATGCGTTCACTGGCATGGACTGGATGACGGAGAAAATCGACCTCGACGATTTTGACCTGGAGTCTCTCATCGGCTCCTGCTCGTCTGAGGAGTCTCCTCGTTCCCCCGGCGACCTGCTGGCCTCCCTGCACTCCCACATGGATTTGGACGTGGACTCCTTTGACCCTCCTGCTTCCAACAACCACCTGGAGTCAGAGATGCCAAATGAGCCCACTCAGGAGGAGGCGTGGCTCGCCCAGCAGGTGGTCATGAAGTCAGAGCCCTGCTCCCCCCTCGCCCCTCAGTCTCCATGCCCCCCTCCTTCCCCAACATCTGATACGGGGGGCGAGGCGGACACAAAATCTCCCCTCGCCATCATCCCAGACCCCAGCGGCGGCAGCCCCATCATGGTGGTGGTGCTCGCCAATGAAGACACGCCCCCCCTGGTGTCCCTCTCTGAGCCCACCGTCAAGTCCTCGCCGCCATCCAGCGACTGTGACAGCGATTCCGGCATCGAGTCGGTCGCCGGCTCTCCGTCTGTCGCCGGCTCCTCCCGCACGAAACCATACGCCAAACCCGAGCCCTCCTCCCCCCGAGGCAAGGTGAAGTCGGCGTCTGGCCCACCCAAAGAGAAAAAGGTGAAGAAGATGGAGCAGAACAAGACGGCGGCCACGCGCTACCGCCAGAAGAAGCGCGTGGAGCAGGAGCTGCTGGGCGCCGAGCGCGAAGAGCTGGAGAAAAAGAACCAAGTGCTGGCCGAGAAGGCGGAGGCCATCAGCAAGGAGATCCAGTACCTCAAAGACCTGATGGAGGAGGTCCGCAAGCGTCACAGCCGAAAGGCGAGCCCGCCCACTACCTCGGAGCAGTAA